Proteins encoded in a region of the Paramagnetospirillum magneticum AMB-1 genome:
- a CDS encoding class I SAM-dependent methyltransferase: protein MTQEMAIPMPPEEGMKLNIGGIVRSPGWTILNVVPGPHVDILGTCTDLSMIASASCSVVYASHVMEHLGYNGELQKALAECHRVLKPGGHLLVSVPDLDVLCRLFIDPDSGPQDRFMIMRMMFGGRTDAHDVHVTGLSIDILGSFVKEAGFANGFRVADFGLFLDTSTQVHKGRPISLNLVAIKG from the coding sequence ATGACACAGGAAATGGCGATTCCCATGCCGCCCGAAGAGGGCATGAAGCTCAATATCGGTGGAATCGTCCGGAGTCCCGGCTGGACCATCCTCAACGTGGTCCCCGGCCCCCATGTGGACATCCTGGGGACCTGCACCGATCTCAGCATGATCGCCAGCGCCAGCTGCTCCGTGGTCTATGCCTCGCACGTCATGGAACATCTCGGCTACAACGGCGAACTGCAAAAGGCGCTGGCCGAGTGCCATCGCGTGCTGAAGCCCGGCGGGCATCTGCTGGTCAGCGTGCCCGACCTGGACGTGCTGTGCCGCCTGTTCATCGACCCCGATTCCGGCCCGCAGGACCGCTTCATGATCATGCGCATGATGTTCGGCGGCCGCACCGACGCCCACGATGTCCATGTAACGGGGCTCAGCATCGACATTCTCGGCAGCTTCGTGAAGGAGGCGGGCTTCGCCAACGGCTTCCGGGTCGCCGATTTCGGCCTGTTCCTGGACACCAGCACCCAGGTCCACAAGGGCAGGCCCATCAGCCTGAATCTGGTCGCCATCAAGGGCTGA
- a CDS encoding bacteriohemerythrin translates to MAIAWEETLKVGDIEIDADHKELIGLINDFEAKAKAPEGVDKHVIQVTLERLQLYAYDHFAREEYIQAVAKYDGLEENKRQHAALRKTLGDYIAKFNAGEYADLKVAAGEMSGFLNHWLMNHILETDLKMKGKMKVEQWR, encoded by the coding sequence ATGGCCATTGCCTGGGAAGAAACGCTCAAGGTCGGCGATATCGAAATCGATGCCGATCACAAGGAACTCATCGGACTGATCAACGACTTCGAGGCCAAAGCCAAGGCTCCGGAGGGTGTGGACAAGCATGTCATTCAGGTGACGCTGGAGCGGCTGCAGCTCTATGCCTACGACCACTTCGCCCGCGAGGAGTACATCCAGGCGGTCGCCAAGTATGACGGGCTGGAGGAGAACAAGCGCCAGCACGCCGCCCTGCGCAAGACCTTGGGCGACTACATCGCCAAGTTCAACGCCGGCGAATACGCCGATCTCAAGGTGGCGGCTGGCGAGATGTCGGGCTTCCTGAACCACTGGCTGATGAACCACATCCTGGAAACCGACCTCAAGATGAAGGGCAAAATGAAGGTCGAGCAGTGGCGCTGA
- a CDS encoding glutathione binding-like protein, with protein sequence MIDLYYWTTPNGHKITIFLEEAGLAYRIRPVNISKGEQFQPDFLRISPNNRMPAIVDDEPADGGAPLSVFESGAILVYLAEKCGRFLPADARGRATTLQWLFWQMGGLGPMLGQNHHFVQYAPEKIPYAIDRYVKETNRLYGVLDRRLADSEFMAGEYSIADMASYPWIVPWERQGQNLDDFPNLKRWFNAIAARPAVQRAYARADEVNTQRVVTEEAKKVLFGQTAAIPGT encoded by the coding sequence ATGATCGACCTCTATTACTGGACCACGCCCAACGGGCACAAGATCACCATCTTCCTGGAAGAGGCCGGCCTGGCCTATCGCATCCGTCCGGTCAACATCTCCAAGGGCGAGCAGTTCCAGCCCGATTTCCTGCGCATCTCCCCCAACAACCGCATGCCGGCCATCGTCGACGACGAACCGGCCGATGGCGGCGCGCCGCTCTCCGTATTCGAGTCCGGCGCCATCCTGGTCTATCTCGCCGAAAAGTGCGGCCGTTTCCTGCCCGCCGACGCGCGGGGGCGTGCCACCACGCTGCAATGGCTGTTCTGGCAGATGGGCGGATTGGGGCCCATGCTGGGCCAGAATCACCACTTCGTCCAATACGCTCCGGAAAAAATCCCCTACGCCATCGACCGCTACGTCAAGGAGACCAACCGCCTGTATGGCGTCCTGGACCGCCGCCTGGCCGACAGCGAATTCATGGCCGGCGAGTATTCCATCGCCGACATGGCATCCTATCCCTGGATCGTGCCTTGGGAACGCCAGGGCCAGAACCTGGATGACTTTCCCAACCTGAAGCGGTGGTTCAACGCCATCGCCGCCCGGCCGGCGGTTCAGAGGGCCTATGCCCGCGCCGACGAGGTCAATACCCAGCGCGTGGTCACCGAAGAGGCAAAAAAAGTCCTGTTCGGGCAAACCGCGGCTATCCCGGGAACCTGA
- a CDS encoding cache domain-containing protein gives MAAAFFGMCLIFVGALDMLNGEVLSGRKTKVKDLVDSAAGIIAAYEADAKAGRLPEVDAKAAARRDVAALRYGDNDYFWIHDLGGHMVMHPIKPDLDGASVGDMKDANGQPLFVRMNELVKARGADFHYYDWPKPGSPKPVRKVSYVKLNPGWGWVVGTGIYLDDVDAAFWSSAL, from the coding sequence GTGGCAGCAGCCTTCTTCGGCATGTGCCTGATCTTTGTCGGCGCACTGGACATGCTGAATGGGGAGGTATTGTCCGGACGCAAGACCAAGGTCAAGGATCTGGTCGACAGTGCCGCCGGCATCATCGCCGCCTACGAGGCCGATGCCAAGGCGGGCCGCCTGCCCGAGGTCGACGCCAAGGCCGCCGCCCGCCGCGACGTCGCCGCCCTTCGCTATGGCGACAACGACTATTTCTGGATTCATGATCTTGGCGGCCACATGGTCATGCACCCCATCAAGCCGGATCTGGACGGCGCCAGCGTCGGCGACATGAAGGATGCCAACGGGCAGCCGCTGTTCGTGCGCATGAACGAGTTGGTCAAGGCCCGGGGGGCCGACTTCCATTACTACGACTGGCCCAAGCCCGGCTCCCCCAAGCCGGTGCGCAAGGTCTCCTACGTCAAGCTCAACCCCGGCTGGGGCTGGGTGGTCGGCACCGGCATCTACCTGGACGACGTGGACGCTGCCTTCTGGTCCAGCGCCCTGTAG
- a CDS encoding methyl-accepting chemotaxis protein: MARRITRPLVNLSTVMAELSRKEFQREVPAQSRKDEVGDMARTVEIFKEGLIRAEQLAAEQREAEWTKDRRARVVDNLLKEFNEEVTESLRGMADTAEQLEATSRALSDTAQGASAQATAVASAIEETAVNMRTAAGSAEQLAVSGEDISQRVALSVSVAGDASAEAIRTTTLINSLAEAVGKIGTVVALINDIASQTNLLALNATIEAARAGDAGKGFAVVANEVKTLANQTARATDEIASQIATVQRVTGEAVTAIGSISAVIERIRDTSSGIAGAVHQQEEATGEIAENVQQVAQATAEVSSNIVGVNQAAEQTERVADEVFGTAKDVSERANSLRERVDTFLTSIRAS, translated from the coding sequence GTGGCACGACGCATCACCCGTCCGCTGGTCAATCTTTCCACCGTTATGGCCGAGCTGTCCCGCAAGGAATTCCAAAGGGAGGTTCCCGCCCAGTCCCGCAAGGACGAAGTCGGCGACATGGCCCGCACCGTCGAGATTTTCAAGGAAGGCCTGATCCGTGCCGAACAATTGGCCGCCGAGCAGCGCGAGGCGGAGTGGACAAAGGACAGGCGAGCCCGCGTCGTCGACAACCTCCTCAAGGAATTCAACGAGGAGGTGACGGAATCCCTGCGCGGCATGGCGGATACCGCCGAACAGTTGGAAGCCACTTCGCGCGCCCTGTCGGACACGGCCCAAGGGGCCTCGGCCCAGGCCACGGCCGTGGCCTCGGCCATCGAGGAGACCGCCGTCAACATGCGCACCGCCGCGGGCTCGGCCGAGCAGCTGGCCGTATCGGGCGAGGACATCAGCCAGCGCGTCGCCCTCTCTGTGAGCGTGGCGGGCGACGCCTCGGCCGAAGCTATCCGCACCACCACCCTGATCAACAGCCTGGCCGAGGCGGTGGGCAAGATCGGCACCGTGGTGGCCCTGATCAACGACATCGCGTCGCAGACCAACCTGCTGGCGCTCAACGCCACCATCGAAGCAGCCCGGGCCGGCGACGCCGGCAAGGGTTTCGCCGTTGTCGCCAACGAGGTCAAGACCCTGGCCAACCAGACCGCTCGGGCCACTGACGAGATCGCCTCGCAGATCGCCACGGTTCAACGGGTCACCGGCGAGGCGGTGACCGCCATCGGATCCATCTCGGCGGTGATCGAACGCATCCGGGACACCTCGTCGGGCATTGCCGGGGCCGTCCACCAGCAGGAGGAGGCCACCGGCGAAATCGCCGAGAACGTTCAGCAGGTTGCACAGGCGACAGCCGAGGTCAGTTCCAATATTGTGGGTGTCAATCAGGCGGCGGAACAGACCGAGCGCGTCGCGGACGAGGTTTTCGGAACGGCCAAGGACGTGTCTGAACGCGCCAACAGCCTCCGTGAACGGGTCGACACCTTCCTGACCAGCATCCGGGCATCCTAG
- a CDS encoding STAS domain-containing protein: MKYALKTTGNAAQLSLSGPLTFAEAPTFPKILAELDASKSMNNLEIQLGDLTFIDSTGMSLFVHIYDASQNRNLKVSVLGASGPVASALERAAFKTLFEFK; the protein is encoded by the coding sequence ATGAAATATGCGCTGAAGACCACCGGAAATGCCGCCCAGTTAAGCCTCAGCGGGCCCCTGACCTTCGCCGAGGCCCCGACCTTTCCCAAAATCCTGGCCGAGCTGGACGCCTCCAAGTCCATGAACAACCTGGAAATCCAGCTGGGCGACCTGACCTTCATCGATTCGACAGGCATGAGCCTTTTCGTCCATATCTATGACGCCTCCCAGAACCGTAATCTCAAGGTTTCGGTGCTCGGGGCGTCCGGCCCCGTGGCCTCGGCCCTCGAGCGCGCCGCATTCAAGACGCTGTTCGAGTTCAAGTGA
- a CDS encoding ATP-binding protein: protein MGRFGRLAAAGLLPLRADEHGQCLVLFEGSSADDLDDILCPPAAWAIDLDSSSPDRGLDRLPARLLVRAATTTTVRHDVVSVVVAALRQRLPRAGMIEDDIRLTLQEAVSNAVMHGNLSLDGRLRGSREGLSKFTQTMQNRLADSRFGHRPVTIALDWNQTHLVIRVEDRGRGFQPPAISLPVEPKACSGRGIGQIRALCERVLFTDRGRRITMRFRLPAPQPTT from the coding sequence TTGGGACGGTTCGGGCGCCTGGCCGCCGCAGGATTGCTGCCGCTGCGGGCCGACGAGCACGGCCAGTGCCTCGTGCTGTTCGAAGGCTCAAGCGCAGACGACCTCGACGACATCCTCTGTCCGCCCGCCGCCTGGGCCATCGATCTGGACTCGTCGTCTCCCGATCGTGGCCTGGACCGGCTTCCGGCCCGTCTGCTGGTCAGGGCGGCCACAACCACGACCGTCCGTCACGACGTGGTCAGCGTGGTGGTCGCGGCCCTGAGGCAGCGCCTGCCCCGTGCCGGAATGATCGAGGACGACATCCGCCTGACCCTGCAGGAAGCGGTGAGCAACGCCGTCATGCACGGCAATCTCAGCTTGGATGGGCGGCTGCGCGGTAGCCGGGAAGGCCTTTCCAAGTTCACCCAGACCATGCAGAACCGCTTGGCCGATTCCCGTTTCGGCCATCGGCCGGTAACCATCGCCCTGGACTGGAACCAGACTCACCTGGTGATTCGGGTGGAGGATCGCGGCCGGGGATTCCAGCCGCCAGCCATCTCGCTTCCGGTCGAGCCGAAAGCCTGTTCCGGCCGGGGCATCGGCCAGATCCGCGCCCTGTGCGAACGGGTGCTGTTCACCGATCGGGGACGCCGCATCACCATGCGCTTCCGCCTGCCGGCGCCTCAGCCCACCACCTGA
- a CDS encoding PP2C family protein-serine/threonine phosphatase, whose product MDQQEELAVDLAQAKVLVVEDNEMNRIFACAVLESMGLTNVECARDGREGLEKVESFAPDIVLLDLMMPVMNGEQFLVALRADPRYRALPVLVLSAVIDQTTRNALFAAGANDYIGKPIDRRELVARVEVHLRSHLLLADLRRYRDRLAVDLRMASGMQNALLPGPAQMREARDRYGLSINAVFNPSTELGGDLWGLVPVDDHRLALYTVDFSGHGVAASINTFRLHLLLQDLDAQMGFPDAVLEKVNVTLKQLLPRGQFATMTLVVIDRQERTLSLVNAGGPAPILVEPGGEPHLVGGVGLPLGISLEARYELVTMPFPPGSQLSLYSDALIDAPDSHGNPLGEDWVLDLVRQVLTDDPTETVAGVMSVFTSRSPGEFADDVTWVQVVG is encoded by the coding sequence TTGGATCAGCAAGAAGAACTCGCCGTCGACTTGGCCCAGGCCAAGGTTCTTGTTGTCGAGGACAACGAGATGAACCGCATCTTCGCCTGCGCCGTGCTGGAGAGCATGGGCCTGACCAATGTGGAATGCGCCCGCGATGGCCGCGAGGGTCTGGAGAAGGTCGAGAGCTTCGCCCCCGACATCGTGCTGCTGGACCTGATGATGCCGGTGATGAACGGCGAGCAATTCCTGGTGGCGCTGCGCGCCGATCCGCGTTACCGCGCCCTGCCGGTTCTGGTTCTGTCGGCGGTGATCGACCAGACCACCCGCAATGCCTTGTTCGCCGCCGGGGCCAACGACTATATCGGCAAGCCCATCGACCGTCGGGAACTGGTGGCGCGGGTCGAGGTCCATTTGCGCAGCCACCTGCTGCTGGCCGACCTGCGGCGCTACCGCGACCGGCTGGCGGTGGACCTGCGCATGGCCAGCGGCATGCAGAACGCCCTGTTGCCCGGCCCCGCCCAGATGCGCGAGGCGCGGGACCGCTATGGCCTGTCCATCAATGCGGTGTTCAATCCCTCCACCGAACTGGGTGGCGATCTGTGGGGGCTGGTGCCGGTGGACGACCATCGCCTTGCCCTTTACACGGTGGACTTCTCCGGCCACGGCGTCGCCGCCTCCATCAACACCTTCCGCCTGCATCTGCTGTTGCAGGATCTGGATGCCCAGATGGGCTTTCCCGATGCCGTGCTGGAGAAGGTCAACGTTACCCTGAAGCAATTGCTGCCGCGCGGCCAGTTCGCCACCATGACCCTGGTGGTGATCGACCGCCAGGAACGGACCCTGTCCCTGGTCAATGCCGGCGGCCCAGCCCCCATTCTGGTGGAGCCGGGTGGAGAGCCACATCTGGTGGGGGGGGTGGGACTGCCGTTGGGAATCAGCCTGGAGGCCCGGTACGAGCTTGTGACGATGCCGTTCCCGCCGGGGAGCCAACTTTCGCTTTACAGCGACGCCCTGATCGATGCCCCGGATTCGCACGGCAACCCGCTGGGCGAGGATTGGGTGCTGGATCTTGTCCGTCAGGTGCTGACCGACGACCCCACCGAGACGGTGGCCGGGGTGATGTCGGTGTTCACCTCCCGCTCGCCCGGCGAATTCGCCGACGACGTCACTTGGGTTCAGGTGGTGGGCTGA
- a CDS encoding methyl-accepting chemotaxis protein, which yields MLARVADARITVKFFIAPLLLVACIMVLGAVFHVAMERQEQSMEGMVTVSFANSRTAAELDGMAATIESNIYRLLGWQAAKEEKDRIRALDTQVRADLKTLGEKSKALLDSLKAEPATSKQIRDYILAAGDVLDMYQSDHVTALAMMGATELEYDGIRAKLREMTTKAAASAAEDYHEAKASADSTRTQYFLVLAIFLALGVVVTLGMARLTARPVTQLTGIMGRLAEGSTDVEIPSQDGRDEVGEMARAVAVFRDGMKRAADLESQQRRQREQQTELLARRDRMIAEFNGAMEKIMATVSSSIERVHTLSSSLQSTAEQTSAQGSAVAGAAEHSAANVATVASAAEQLGSSVQEISRRVTETATITSEAVSGIHTANTTMDGLAEAARRIGEVVQLINDIAGQTNLLALNATIEAARAGEAGKGFAVVASEVKTLANQTARATDEIAQQIAGIQSISQEAVQTIRNVGTTIDRVNEVVSSIAAAVEEQSAATDEIVRSVQEASSGNAEITRNIADVSKAATATGEMASGMFKAADELVEEAGHLRSEVSGFLGNMRQRIRHEKSRTRHHRPRSGSHHADLIPSCGDRNRSPQRPHAAGGRRAPLPPARKARGPLGLTNPR from the coding sequence GTGCTCGCCCGCGTCGCCGATGCCCGCATCACCGTCAAGTTCTTTATCGCCCCCCTCCTATTGGTTGCCTGCATCATGGTGCTGGGCGCCGTTTTCCATGTGGCCATGGAAAGACAGGAGCAATCCATGGAGGGCATGGTCACCGTGTCCTTCGCCAACAGCCGCACGGCGGCCGAGTTGGACGGCATGGCGGCCACCATCGAATCCAACATCTATCGCCTGCTGGGCTGGCAAGCGGCCAAGGAAGAGAAGGACCGAATCAGGGCGCTGGACACCCAGGTGCGCGCCGATCTCAAGACCCTGGGCGAGAAGTCCAAGGCGCTGCTGGACTCCCTGAAGGCCGAACCGGCAACCTCGAAGCAGATCCGGGACTACATCCTGGCGGCGGGCGACGTGCTCGACATGTACCAAAGCGACCACGTCACCGCTCTGGCCATGATGGGCGCCACCGAGCTGGAATATGACGGCATCCGCGCCAAGCTGCGCGAGATGACCACTAAGGCCGCCGCCAGTGCCGCCGAGGATTATCACGAGGCTAAGGCCTCGGCCGACAGCACCCGGACGCAGTATTTCCTGGTCCTGGCCATCTTCCTTGCCTTGGGGGTGGTGGTGACGCTGGGCATGGCGCGGCTCACCGCCCGGCCGGTGACCCAGCTGACCGGAATCATGGGGCGCCTGGCCGAGGGCAGCACCGATGTGGAGATTCCCTCCCAGGACGGGCGCGACGAGGTGGGCGAGATGGCCCGCGCCGTGGCGGTGTTCCGCGACGGCATGAAGCGGGCGGCGGACCTGGAATCCCAGCAGCGGCGCCAGCGCGAGCAGCAGACGGAGTTGCTGGCGCGGCGCGACCGGATGATCGCCGAATTCAACGGCGCCATGGAAAAGATCATGGCGACGGTGTCCTCGTCCATCGAGCGGGTGCACACCCTGTCCAGTTCGCTGCAATCCACCGCCGAGCAGACCAGCGCCCAGGGCTCCGCCGTGGCCGGCGCCGCGGAACACTCGGCCGCCAATGTGGCCACCGTGGCCAGCGCCGCCGAGCAATTGGGCTCCTCGGTGCAGGAGATCAGCCGCCGGGTCACCGAGACGGCCACCATCACCTCGGAGGCGGTCAGCGGCATTCATACCGCCAACACCACCATGGACGGCCTGGCCGAGGCGGCGCGGCGCATCGGCGAAGTGGTGCAGTTGATCAACGACATCGCCGGCCAGACCAACCTCCTGGCCTTGAACGCCACCATCGAGGCCGCCAGGGCCGGAGAAGCGGGCAAGGGCTTTGCCGTGGTGGCCAGCGAGGTCAAGACCCTGGCCAACCAGACGGCGCGGGCCACCGACGAGATCGCCCAGCAGATCGCCGGCATCCAGTCCATTTCCCAGGAGGCGGTGCAGACCATCCGCAACGTGGGGACGACCATCGACCGGGTCAACGAAGTGGTGTCATCCATCGCCGCGGCGGTGGAGGAGCAGAGCGCCGCCACCGACGAGATCGTGCGCTCGGTGCAGGAAGCCTCGTCGGGCAATGCCGAGATCACCCGCAACATCGCCGACGTGTCCAAGGCCGCCACCGCCACCGGCGAAATGGCGTCCGGCATGTTCAAGGCGGCCGACGAGCTGGTGGAGGAAGCCGGTCACCTGCGCTCGGAGGTCAGCGGCTTCCTCGGCAATATGCGGCAGAGGATAAGGCATGAAAAAAGCCGGACGCGGCACCATCGGCCGCGATCCGGCTCCCATCATGCGGACCTTATACCAAGCTGCGGTGATCGAAACCGATCACCGCAGCGCCCTCATGCGGCGGGCGGGCGCCGTGCGCCCTTGCCTCCCGCGCGTAAGGCGCGCGGCCCCTTGGGCCTAACCAACCCGCGATGA
- a CDS encoding class 1 fructose-bisphosphatase, producing MPYKRITLTHFLLQEQRRLGGSGSFTALMTDIIFACKMISHEVNRGALAGNLGVAGSENVQGEEQKKLDVLANDIFLHMNALGGSYAGMASEELEDVHAVHGAADGKYLLLFDPLDGSSNIDVNISVGSIFSILKLPEGANAGSKDAFLQPGVKQVAAGYALYGSSTMLVLTTGNGVNGFTLDNNVGMFLLTHPNMTIPADTKEFAINASRERFWEPPVKRYIDECRQGKEGPRGKDFNMRWVASMVAEVHRILCRGGVFLYPADTENMKKGGKLRLMYEANPMAFIVEQAGGAATTGRGRMMEVPPTGLHQRVPVILGSKEEVERIGAYHAEYDAKK from the coding sequence ATGCCGTACAAAAGGATCACGCTGACCCACTTCCTGTTGCAGGAACAGCGCCGCCTGGGCGGGTCGGGTTCGTTCACCGCGCTGATGACCGACATCATCTTCGCCTGCAAGATGATCTCGCACGAGGTCAACCGCGGTGCGCTGGCCGGCAATCTGGGCGTGGCGGGGTCGGAGAACGTCCAGGGCGAGGAGCAGAAGAAGCTCGACGTGCTGGCCAACGACATCTTCCTGCACATGAACGCCCTGGGCGGGTCCTATGCCGGCATGGCCTCGGAAGAGCTGGAAGACGTGCACGCCGTGCACGGCGCCGCCGATGGCAAGTACCTGCTGCTGTTCGATCCGCTGGATGGCTCGTCCAACATCGACGTCAACATCTCGGTGGGGTCCATCTTCTCCATCCTGAAGCTGCCCGAGGGTGCCAATGCCGGGTCCAAGGACGCCTTCCTGCAGCCCGGCGTGAAGCAGGTTGCCGCCGGCTATGCCCTTTACGGCTCGTCGACCATGCTGGTGCTGACCACCGGCAACGGGGTCAACGGCTTCACCCTCGACAACAACGTGGGCATGTTCCTGCTGACCCACCCCAACATGACCATTCCGGCCGATACCAAGGAATTCGCCATCAACGCGTCCCGCGAGCGGTTCTGGGAGCCGCCGGTGAAGCGCTATATCGATGAATGCCGCCAGGGCAAGGAAGGCCCCCGGGGTAAGGATTTCAACATGCGCTGGGTGGCTTCCATGGTGGCCGAGGTGCATCGCATCCTGTGTCGCGGCGGCGTGTTCCTCTACCCGGCCGATACCGAGAACATGAAGAAGGGCGGCAAGCTGCGCCTGATGTACGAAGCCAATCCCATGGCCTTCATCGTCGAGCAGGCGGGTGGTGCCGCCACCACCGGCCGTGGTCGCATGATGGAGGTTCCTCCCACCGGCCTGCATCAGCGCGTGCCGGTGATCCTGGGCTCCAAGGAAGAGGTGGAGCGCATCGGCGCCTACCACGCCGAATACGACGCGAAGAAGTAA
- the hybE gene encoding [NiFe]-hydrogenase assembly chaperone HybE, which yields MADPLSPADQTRIRELVSVFARIGEERMKDLGLYNPALQVEAVGFRQWQGWLAGILVTPWFMNFMLLPGSDTENLAGVEPGSRRRIDLPKGQVVFVVGEVEEVGPYLSHSIHSPMGQFPDHASASTTAWAAVGPYFQEPGEEPQSGCGFGWGVNKGP from the coding sequence ATGGCCGATCCCCTGTCGCCCGCCGACCAGACCCGCATCCGCGAGCTGGTGAGCGTCTTCGCCCGCATCGGCGAGGAGCGCATGAAGGACCTAGGCCTCTACAACCCCGCCCTTCAGGTGGAAGCCGTGGGCTTTCGTCAGTGGCAGGGCTGGCTGGCCGGCATTCTGGTGACGCCGTGGTTCATGAACTTCATGCTGCTGCCCGGATCCGACACCGAGAATCTGGCCGGGGTCGAGCCCGGCTCGCGGCGGCGCATCGACCTGCCCAAGGGCCAGGTGGTGTTCGTGGTCGGCGAGGTCGAAGAGGTGGGGCCGTATCTGTCCCACTCCATCCACTCGCCCATGGGCCAGTTCCCCGACCACGCCAGCGCCTCCACCACCGCCTGGGCCGCCGTCGGCCCCTATTTCCAGGAGCCGGGCGAGGAACCGCAAAGCGGTTGCGGCTTCGGCTGGGGTGTCAACAAGGGGCCATGA
- a CDS encoding formylglycine-generating enzyme family protein has protein sequence MRGIVPALVIIALAFLTPLPAAAGEWLPCPQCPPMVSIPAGKALMGDDRSKFANEKPAMPIAIARPFALSASEITFDQWEACVAAKACRGGQDDHAWGRGKRPVINVTWDDARAYAAWVGSQSGLACRLPSEAEWEYAARAGAATGYWWGEDVGHDRINCRDCLGKEPPYGSKPARSLPPNPWGLYEMNGNVWEWTADCWTPDHSKPAAGQESACRDKVIKGGSWYYFSAMSRASARAKNDATVWSYNIGIRVLCELPDGKEAK, from the coding sequence ATGAGAGGGATCGTCCCCGCCCTCGTCATCATCGCCCTCGCGTTTCTGACACCGCTGCCCGCCGCCGCCGGGGAGTGGCTGCCCTGCCCCCAATGCCCGCCCATGGTAAGCATTCCGGCGGGCAAGGCCTTGATGGGCGACGACAGATCCAAGTTCGCCAACGAGAAGCCGGCGATGCCCATCGCCATCGCCCGCCCCTTCGCCCTGTCGGCCAGCGAAATCACCTTCGACCAGTGGGAGGCCTGCGTCGCCGCCAAGGCCTGCCGGGGCGGCCAGGACGACCACGCCTGGGGCCGGGGCAAGCGGCCGGTGATCAATGTCACCTGGGACGATGCGCGGGCCTATGCCGCCTGGGTGGGGTCGCAAAGTGGCCTTGCCTGCCGCCTGCCCAGCGAGGCCGAATGGGAATACGCCGCCCGGGCCGGCGCCGCCACCGGCTATTGGTGGGGCGAGGATGTGGGACATGACCGGATCAATTGCCGCGACTGCCTGGGCAAGGAGCCGCCCTATGGCTCCAAGCCGGCGAGGAGCCTGCCGCCCAATCCCTGGGGCCTCTACGAGATGAACGGCAATGTCTGGGAATGGACGGCCGACTGCTGGACCCCGGACCATTCCAAGCCCGCCGCCGGCCAGGAGTCCGCCTGCCGAGACAAGGTGATCAAGGGCGGTTCGTGGTACTACTTCTCCGCCATGTCGCGGGCCTCGGCACGGGCCAAGAACGACGCCACGGTGTGGAGCTACAATATCGGCATCCGGGTGCTGTGCGAGTTGCCGGACGGAAAGGAAGCGAAATGA
- a CDS encoding cupin domain-containing protein — MSQDRFPVAVEAAATAPRIRPSIYPEPFASMMAGRVKHPLGDLFGLGNFGVNLVRLAPGAVSALRHAHARQDEFIYVLEGTPSLVTDAGETPLAPGMCAGFKAGTGDGHHLVNRGDTEAVYLEVGDRTPGDTATYPDDDIAAVQDKDGTWRFLHKDGTAY; from the coding sequence ATGAGCCAGGACCGGTTTCCCGTCGCCGTCGAGGCCGCCGCCACCGCCCCCCGGATTCGCCCCTCCATTTACCCCGAGCCCTTCGCCTCCATGATGGCGGGACGGGTCAAGCATCCGCTGGGCGACCTGTTCGGCCTGGGCAATTTCGGCGTCAATCTGGTGCGGCTGGCGCCCGGCGCCGTCTCGGCGCTGCGCCATGCCCATGCCCGCCAGGACGAGTTCATCTACGTCCTGGAGGGCACGCCCTCCCTGGTCACCGATGCCGGCGAGACCCCGCTGGCGCCCGGCATGTGCGCCGGCTTCAAGGCCGGCACCGGCGACGGCCACCATCTGGTCAACCGCGGCGACACCGAAGCGGTCTACCTGGAGGTGGGCGACCGCACGCCCGGCGACACCGCCACCTATCCCGACGACGACATCGCCGCCGTGCAGGACAAGGACGGCACGTGGCGGTTTCTGCACAAGGACGGGACGGCCTATTAA